One Camelus ferus isolate YT-003-E chromosome 27, BCGSAC_Cfer_1.0, whole genome shotgun sequence DNA window includes the following coding sequences:
- the MAN2C1 gene encoding alpha-mannosidase 2C1 isoform X4: MAAAAAPALKHWRTTLERVEKFVSPLYFTDCNLRGRLFGDSCPVAELSSFLTPERLPYQEAVQQDFRPARVGDSFGPTWWTCWFRVELTIPEAWVGQEVHLRWESDGEGLVWRDGEPVQGLTKEGEKTSYVLTDKLEEEDPRSLTLYVEVACNGLLGAGKGSMIAAPDPEKMFQVSRAELAVFHRDVYKLLVDLELLLGMAKGLGEDNQRSFQALYTANQIVNVCDPAQPETFPVAQALASKFFGQRGGESQHTIHAVGHCHIDTAWLWPFKETVRKCARSWVTAIQLMERNPEFIFACSQAQQLQWVKSYYPGLHARLQEFACRGQFVPVGGTWVEMDGNLPSGEAMVRQFLQGQNFFLQEFGKMCSEFWLPDTFGYSAQLPQIMRSCGIRHFLTQKLSWNLVNSFPHHTFLWEGLDGSRVLAHFPPGDSYGMQGSVEEVLKTVAKNRDKGRTNHSAFLFGFGDGGGGPTQTMVDRLKRLCDTDGLPRVQLSSPGRLFSALEKDSGQLCTWVGELFLELHNGTYTTHAQIKKENRECERILHDAELLSSLALARSAQFLYPAAQLRDLWRLLLLNQFHDVVTGSCIQLVAEEAMCHYEDIRSHGNTLLSAAAAALCAGEPGPEGLLIVNTLPWKRTEVLALPRPGGAHSLGLIPSPGDSAQHGLCSCSHPRLTAAPATPAACVRHAGAPADLASRPPPTKTDGSVTLDNGIIRVRLDPTGRLTSLVLVASGREAIAEGAVGNQFVLFDDVPLYWDAWDVMDYHLETRKPVLGQAGTLAVGTEGGVRGSAWFLLQISPNSRLSQEVVLDVGCPYVRFHTEVHWHEAHKFLKVEFPARVRSPQATYEVQFGHLQRPTHYNTSWDWARFEVWAHRWMDLSEHGFGLALLNDCKYGASVQGSVLSLSLLRAPKSPDATVDMGRHEFTYALMPHEGSFQDAGVIPAAYSLNFPLLALPAPGPAPTAAWSAFSVSSPAVVLETVKQAETSSQGRTLVLRLYEAHGSHVDCWLHMSLPVQEAVLCDLLERRDPAGPLPLQDARLKLTFSPFQVQSLLLVLQPLPN, translated from the exons atggcggcggcggcggcgccggccCTGAAGCACTGGCGCACTACGCTGGAGCGGGTGGAGAAATTCGTGTCGCCACTCTACTTCACCGACTGTAATCTCCGCGGCAG GCTCTTCGGAGACAGCTGCCCAGTGGCCGAGCTCTCCAGCTTCTTGACGCCCGAGAGGCTTCCCTACCAGGAGGCAGTCCAGCAGGACTTCCGCCCCGCGCGGGTCGGCGACAGCTTCGGACCCAC TTGGTGGACCTGTTGGTTCCGGGTGGAGTTGACCATCCCCGAGGCATGGGTGGGTCAGGAAGTTCACCTTCGCTGGGAAAGTGATGGAGAAGGCCTGGTGTGGCGTGACGGGGAACCTGTCCAG GGTTTGACCAAAGAAGGGGAGAAGACCAGCTATGTCCTGACTGACAAGCTGGAGGAAGAAGACCCCCGAAG CCTGACTCTCTATGTGGAAGTAGCCTGCAATGGGCTCCTGGGGGCCGGGAAGGGATCCATGATCGCAGCCCCTGACCCAGAGAAGATGTTCCAGGTGAGCCGGGCTGAGCTGGCCGTGTTCCACCGGGATGTCTACAAGCTCCTGGTGGATCTGGAGCTGCTGCTGGGCATGGCCAAG GGCCTTGGGGAGGACAACCAGCGCAGCTTCCAGGCCCTGTACACAGCCAACCAGATCGTGAACGTGTGTGACCCTGCCCAACCTGAGACCTTCCCAgtggcccaggccctggcctccAAGTTCTTTGGCCAACGTGGAGGTGAAAGCCAGCATACCATCCATGCCGTGGGGCACTGCCACATTGATACAG CCTGGCTCTGGCCCTTCAAGGAGACGGTGCGGAAATGTGCCCGGAGCTGGGTGACAGCCATTCAGCTCATGGAGCGGAATCCTGAGTTCATCTTTGCCTGCTCCCAG GCCCAGCAGCTCCAGTGGGTAAAGAGCTACTATCCTGGCCTGCATGCCCGGCTCCAGGAGTTCGCCTGCCGTGGGCAGTTTGTGCCCGTGGGGGGCACCTGGGTGGAGATG GATGGGAACCTTCCCAGTGGAGAAGCCATGGTGAGGCAGTTCCTGCAAGGACAGAACTTCTTCTTGCAGGAGTTTGGGAAGATGTGCTCCGAG TTCTGGCTGCCAGACACATTCGGCTACTCAGCACAGCTCCCCCAGATCATGCGCAGCTGTGGCATCAGACACTTCCTCACCCAAAAACTGAGCTGGAACTTGGTGAACTCCTTCCCG CACCATACCTTTCTGTGGGAGGGGCTGGATGGCTCCCGTGTGCTGGCCCACTTCCCGCCTGGTGACTCATATGGAATGCAGGGCAGTGTGGAGGAG GTGCTGAAGACCGTGGCCAAAAACCGGGACAAGGGGCGGACCAACCACAGTGCCTTCCTCTTCGgctttggggatgggggtggtggcCCCACCCAGACCATGGTGGACCGCTTGAAGCGGCTGTGCGATACAGATGGGCTGCCCAG GGTGCAGCTGTCTTCTCCAGGGCGCCTCTTCTCAGCACTGGAGAAGGACTCGGGGCAGCTGTGCACGTGGGTCGGGGAGCTCTTCCTGGAGCTACACAATGGCACCTATACCACCCACGCCCAG ATCAAGAAAGAGAACCGGGAGTGTGAGCGGATCCTGCACGACGCGGAGCTGCTcagcagcctggccctggcccgCAGTGCCCAGTTCCTATACCCGGCGGCCCAGCTGCGGGACCTCTGGAG GCTCCTGCTCCTGAACCAGTTCCATGATGTGGTGACTGGAAGCTGCATCCAGCTGGTGGCAGAGGAGGCCATGTGCCACTACGAAG ACATCCGTTCCCATGGAAACACACTGCTCAGCGCCGCAGCCGCAGCCCTGTGTGCTGGAGAGCCAGGTCCCGAGGGCCTCCTCATTGTCAACACACTGCCCTGGAAGCGCACGGAAGTGTtggccctgcccaggcctggcgGGGCCCACAGCCTAG GCCTCATCCCCAGCCCTGGTGACAGTGCCCAGCATGGGCTAtgctcctgctcccacccccgcctcactgcagcccctgctACCCCAGCAGCCTGTGTTCGTCATGCAGGAG CCCCTGCAGACTTAGCCTCAAGGCCCCCTCCCACCAAGACTGACGGTTCTGTGACTCTGGACAACGGCATCATCCGGGTGAGGCTGGACCCAACTGGCCGCCTGACGTCCCTGGTGCTGGTGGCCTCTGGCAG GGAGGCCATTGCTGAGGGTGCCGTGGGGAACCAGTTCGTACTATTTGATGACGTCCCTCTGTACTGGGACGCATGGGATGTCATGGACTACCACCTAGAAACACG GAAGCCagtgctgggccaggcagggaccTTGGCAGTGGGCACTGAGGGTGGCGTGCGGGGCAGTGCCTGGTTCCTGCTGCAGATCAGCCCCAACAGTAGGCTCAGCCAGGAGGTCGTGCTGGATGTTGGCTGCCCTTATGTCCGCTTCCACACCGAG GTGCACTGGCATGAGGCCCACAAGTTCCTGAAGGTGGAGTTCCCCGCCCGTGTGCGGAGCCCCCAGGCCACCTATGAGGTCCAGTTTGGACATCTGCAGAGGCCTACCCACTACAACACTTCTTGGGACTGGGCTCGATTTGAG GTGTGGGCCCACCGCTGGATGGATCTGTCAGAGCACGGCTTTGGGCTGGCTCTGCTCAATGACTGCAAGTACGGCGCGTCAGTACAAGGCAGTGTCCTCAGCCTCTCGCT CTTGCGGGCACCTAAGTCCCCTGACGCCACGGTTGACATGGGGCGTCACGAGTTTACCTACGCGCTGATGCCGCACGAGG gctccttccaagaTGCTGGCGTTATCCCCGCTGCCTACAGCCTCAACTTCCCCCTGCTGGCGCTGCCCGCCCCGGGCCCGGCGCCCACCGCAGCCTGGAGCGCCTTCTCGGTGTCCTCGCCCGCTGTAGTGTTGGAGACCGTCAAACAG GCAGAGACCAGCTCCCAGGGCCGCACGCTGGTCCTGAGGCTGTACGAGGCCCACGGCAGCCACGTCGACTGCTGGCTGCACATGTCGCTGCCGGTTCAGGAGGCCGTCCT CTGTGACCTCCTGGAGCGGCGCGACCCTGCTGGCCCCCTGCCCCTTCAGGACGCCCGCCTGAAGCTCACCTTTTCTCCCTTCCAAGTGCAGTCCCTGCTGCTCGTGCTGCAGCCCCTACCGAACTGA
- the MAN2C1 gene encoding alpha-mannosidase 2C1 isoform X1: protein MAAAAAPALKHWRTTLERVEKFVSPLYFTDCNLRGRLFGDSCPVAELSSFLTPERLPYQEAVQQDFRPARVGDSFGPTWWTCWFRVELTIPEAWVGQEVHLRWESDGEGLVWRDGEPVQGLTKEGEKTSYVLTDKLEEEDPRSPRVLCQSLGLRLPPHICSLTLYVEVACNGLLGAGKGSMIAAPDPEKMFQVSRAELAVFHRDVYKLLVDLELLLGMAKGLGEDNQRSFQALYTANQIVNVCDPAQPETFPVAQALASKFFGQRGGESQHTIHAVGHCHIDTAWLWPFKETVRKCARSWVTAIQLMERNPEFIFACSQAQQLQWVKSYYPGLHARLQEFACRGQFVPVGGTWVEMDGNLPSGEAMVRQFLQGQNFFLQEFGKMCSEFWLPDTFGYSAQLPQIMRSCGIRHFLTQKLSWNLVNSFPHHTFLWEGLDGSRVLAHFPPGDSYGMQGSVEEVLKTVAKNRDKGRTNHSAFLFGFGDGGGGPTQTMVDRLKRLCDTDGLPRVQLSSPGRLFSALEKDSGQLCTWVGELFLELHNGTYTTHAQIKKENRECERILHDAELLSSLALARSAQFLYPAAQLRDLWRLLLLNQFHDVVTGSCIQLVAEEAMCHYEDIRSHGNTLLSAAAAALCAGEPGPEGLLIVNTLPWKRTEVLALPRPGGAHSLALVTVPSMGYAPAPTPASLQPLLPQQPVFVMQETDGSVTLDNGIIRVRLDPTGRLTSLVLVASGREAIAEGAVGNQFVLFDDVPLYWDAWDVMDYHLETRKPVLGQAGTLAVGTEGGVRGSAWFLLQISPNSRLSQEVVLDVGCPYVRFHTEVHWHEAHKFLKVEFPARVRSPQATYEVQFGHLQRPTHYNTSWDWARFEVWAHRWMDLSEHGFGLALLNDCKYGASVQGSVLSLSLLRAPKSPDATVDMGRHEFTYALMPHEGSFQDAGVIPAAYSLNFPLLALPAPGPAPTAAWSAFSVSSPAVVLETVKQAETSSQGRTLVLRLYEAHGSHVDCWLHMSLPVQEAVLCDLLERRDPAGPLPLQDARLKLTFSPFQVQSLLLVLQPLPN from the exons atggcggcggcggcggcgccggccCTGAAGCACTGGCGCACTACGCTGGAGCGGGTGGAGAAATTCGTGTCGCCACTCTACTTCACCGACTGTAATCTCCGCGGCAG GCTCTTCGGAGACAGCTGCCCAGTGGCCGAGCTCTCCAGCTTCTTGACGCCCGAGAGGCTTCCCTACCAGGAGGCAGTCCAGCAGGACTTCCGCCCCGCGCGGGTCGGCGACAGCTTCGGACCCAC TTGGTGGACCTGTTGGTTCCGGGTGGAGTTGACCATCCCCGAGGCATGGGTGGGTCAGGAAGTTCACCTTCGCTGGGAAAGTGATGGAGAAGGCCTGGTGTGGCGTGACGGGGAACCTGTCCAG GGTTTGACCAAAGAAGGGGAGAAGACCAGCTATGTCCTGACTGACAAGCTGGAGGAAGAAGACCCCCGAAG ccccagagtCCTCTGCCAGTCTCTTGGCCTGAGGCTGCCTCCCCACATTTGTAGCCTGACTCTCTATGTGGAAGTAGCCTGCAATGGGCTCCTGGGGGCCGGGAAGGGATCCATGATCGCAGCCCCTGACCCAGAGAAGATGTTCCAGGTGAGCCGGGCTGAGCTGGCCGTGTTCCACCGGGATGTCTACAAGCTCCTGGTGGATCTGGAGCTGCTGCTGGGCATGGCCAAG GGCCTTGGGGAGGACAACCAGCGCAGCTTCCAGGCCCTGTACACAGCCAACCAGATCGTGAACGTGTGTGACCCTGCCCAACCTGAGACCTTCCCAgtggcccaggccctggcctccAAGTTCTTTGGCCAACGTGGAGGTGAAAGCCAGCATACCATCCATGCCGTGGGGCACTGCCACATTGATACAG CCTGGCTCTGGCCCTTCAAGGAGACGGTGCGGAAATGTGCCCGGAGCTGGGTGACAGCCATTCAGCTCATGGAGCGGAATCCTGAGTTCATCTTTGCCTGCTCCCAG GCCCAGCAGCTCCAGTGGGTAAAGAGCTACTATCCTGGCCTGCATGCCCGGCTCCAGGAGTTCGCCTGCCGTGGGCAGTTTGTGCCCGTGGGGGGCACCTGGGTGGAGATG GATGGGAACCTTCCCAGTGGAGAAGCCATGGTGAGGCAGTTCCTGCAAGGACAGAACTTCTTCTTGCAGGAGTTTGGGAAGATGTGCTCCGAG TTCTGGCTGCCAGACACATTCGGCTACTCAGCACAGCTCCCCCAGATCATGCGCAGCTGTGGCATCAGACACTTCCTCACCCAAAAACTGAGCTGGAACTTGGTGAACTCCTTCCCG CACCATACCTTTCTGTGGGAGGGGCTGGATGGCTCCCGTGTGCTGGCCCACTTCCCGCCTGGTGACTCATATGGAATGCAGGGCAGTGTGGAGGAG GTGCTGAAGACCGTGGCCAAAAACCGGGACAAGGGGCGGACCAACCACAGTGCCTTCCTCTTCGgctttggggatgggggtggtggcCCCACCCAGACCATGGTGGACCGCTTGAAGCGGCTGTGCGATACAGATGGGCTGCCCAG GGTGCAGCTGTCTTCTCCAGGGCGCCTCTTCTCAGCACTGGAGAAGGACTCGGGGCAGCTGTGCACGTGGGTCGGGGAGCTCTTCCTGGAGCTACACAATGGCACCTATACCACCCACGCCCAG ATCAAGAAAGAGAACCGGGAGTGTGAGCGGATCCTGCACGACGCGGAGCTGCTcagcagcctggccctggcccgCAGTGCCCAGTTCCTATACCCGGCGGCCCAGCTGCGGGACCTCTGGAG GCTCCTGCTCCTGAACCAGTTCCATGATGTGGTGACTGGAAGCTGCATCCAGCTGGTGGCAGAGGAGGCCATGTGCCACTACGAAG ACATCCGTTCCCATGGAAACACACTGCTCAGCGCCGCAGCCGCAGCCCTGTGTGCTGGAGAGCCAGGTCCCGAGGGCCTCCTCATTGTCAACACACTGCCCTGGAAGCGCACGGAAGTGTtggccctgcccaggcctggcgGGGCCCACAGCCTAG CCCTGGTGACAGTGCCCAGCATGGGCTAtgctcctgctcccacccccgcctcactgcagcccctgctACCCCAGCAGCCTGTGTTCGTCATGCAGGAG ACTGACGGTTCTGTGACTCTGGACAACGGCATCATCCGGGTGAGGCTGGACCCAACTGGCCGCCTGACGTCCCTGGTGCTGGTGGCCTCTGGCAG GGAGGCCATTGCTGAGGGTGCCGTGGGGAACCAGTTCGTACTATTTGATGACGTCCCTCTGTACTGGGACGCATGGGATGTCATGGACTACCACCTAGAAACACG GAAGCCagtgctgggccaggcagggaccTTGGCAGTGGGCACTGAGGGTGGCGTGCGGGGCAGTGCCTGGTTCCTGCTGCAGATCAGCCCCAACAGTAGGCTCAGCCAGGAGGTCGTGCTGGATGTTGGCTGCCCTTATGTCCGCTTCCACACCGAG GTGCACTGGCATGAGGCCCACAAGTTCCTGAAGGTGGAGTTCCCCGCCCGTGTGCGGAGCCCCCAGGCCACCTATGAGGTCCAGTTTGGACATCTGCAGAGGCCTACCCACTACAACACTTCTTGGGACTGGGCTCGATTTGAG GTGTGGGCCCACCGCTGGATGGATCTGTCAGAGCACGGCTTTGGGCTGGCTCTGCTCAATGACTGCAAGTACGGCGCGTCAGTACAAGGCAGTGTCCTCAGCCTCTCGCT CTTGCGGGCACCTAAGTCCCCTGACGCCACGGTTGACATGGGGCGTCACGAGTTTACCTACGCGCTGATGCCGCACGAGG gctccttccaagaTGCTGGCGTTATCCCCGCTGCCTACAGCCTCAACTTCCCCCTGCTGGCGCTGCCCGCCCCGGGCCCGGCGCCCACCGCAGCCTGGAGCGCCTTCTCGGTGTCCTCGCCCGCTGTAGTGTTGGAGACCGTCAAACAG GCAGAGACCAGCTCCCAGGGCCGCACGCTGGTCCTGAGGCTGTACGAGGCCCACGGCAGCCACGTCGACTGCTGGCTGCACATGTCGCTGCCGGTTCAGGAGGCCGTCCT CTGTGACCTCCTGGAGCGGCGCGACCCTGCTGGCCCCCTGCCCCTTCAGGACGCCCGCCTGAAGCTCACCTTTTCTCCCTTCCAAGTGCAGTCCCTGCTGCTCGTGCTGCAGCCCCTACCGAACTGA
- the MAN2C1 gene encoding alpha-mannosidase 2C1 isoform X3: protein MAAAAAPALKHWRTTLERVEKFVSPLYFTDCNLRGRLFGDSCPVAELSSFLTPERLPYQEAVQQDFRPARVGDSFGPTWWTCWFRVELTIPEAWVGQEVHLRWESDGEGLVWRDGEPVQGLTKEGEKTSYVLTDKLEEEDPRSLTLYVEVACNGLLGAGKGSMIAAPDPEKMFQVSRAELAVFHRDVYKLLVDLELLLGMAKAQQLQWVKSYYPGLHARLQEFACRGQFVPVGGTWVEMDGNLPSGEAMVRQFLQGQNFFLQEFGKMCSEFWLPDTFGYSAQLPQIMRSCGIRHFLTQKLSWNLVNSFPHHTFLWEGLDGSRVLAHFPPGDSYGMQGSVEEVLKTVAKNRDKGRTNHSAFLFGFGDGGGGPTQTMVDRLKRLCDTDGLPRVQLSSPGRLFSALEKDSGQLCTWVGELFLELHNGTYTTHAQIKKENRECERILHDAELLSSLALARSAQFLYPAAQLRDLWRLLLLNQFHDVVTGSCIQLVAEEAMCHYEDIRSHGNTLLSAAAAALCAGEPGPEGLLIVNTLPWKRTEVLALPRPGGAHSLALVTVPSMGYAPAPTPASLQPLLPQQPVFVMQETDGSVTLDNGIIRVRLDPTGRLTSLVLVASGREAIAEGAVGNQFVLFDDVPLYWDAWDVMDYHLETRKPVLGQAGTLAVGTEGGVRGSAWFLLQISPNSRLSQEVVLDVGCPYVRFHTEVHWHEAHKFLKVEFPARVRSPQATYEVQFGHLQRPTHYNTSWDWARFEVWAHRWMDLSEHGFGLALLNDCKYGASVQGSVLSLSLLRAPKSPDATVDMGRHEFTYALMPHEGSFQDAGVIPAAYSLNFPLLALPAPGPAPTAAWSAFSVSSPAVVLETVKQAETSSQGRTLVLRLYEAHGSHVDCWLHMSLPVQEAVLCDLLERRDPAGPLPLQDARLKLTFSPFQVQSLLLVLQPLPN from the exons atggcggcggcggcggcgccggccCTGAAGCACTGGCGCACTACGCTGGAGCGGGTGGAGAAATTCGTGTCGCCACTCTACTTCACCGACTGTAATCTCCGCGGCAG GCTCTTCGGAGACAGCTGCCCAGTGGCCGAGCTCTCCAGCTTCTTGACGCCCGAGAGGCTTCCCTACCAGGAGGCAGTCCAGCAGGACTTCCGCCCCGCGCGGGTCGGCGACAGCTTCGGACCCAC TTGGTGGACCTGTTGGTTCCGGGTGGAGTTGACCATCCCCGAGGCATGGGTGGGTCAGGAAGTTCACCTTCGCTGGGAAAGTGATGGAGAAGGCCTGGTGTGGCGTGACGGGGAACCTGTCCAG GGTTTGACCAAAGAAGGGGAGAAGACCAGCTATGTCCTGACTGACAAGCTGGAGGAAGAAGACCCCCGAAG CCTGACTCTCTATGTGGAAGTAGCCTGCAATGGGCTCCTGGGGGCCGGGAAGGGATCCATGATCGCAGCCCCTGACCCAGAGAAGATGTTCCAGGTGAGCCGGGCTGAGCTGGCCGTGTTCCACCGGGATGTCTACAAGCTCCTGGTGGATCTGGAGCTGCTGCTGGGCATGGCCAAG GCCCAGCAGCTCCAGTGGGTAAAGAGCTACTATCCTGGCCTGCATGCCCGGCTCCAGGAGTTCGCCTGCCGTGGGCAGTTTGTGCCCGTGGGGGGCACCTGGGTGGAGATG GATGGGAACCTTCCCAGTGGAGAAGCCATGGTGAGGCAGTTCCTGCAAGGACAGAACTTCTTCTTGCAGGAGTTTGGGAAGATGTGCTCCGAG TTCTGGCTGCCAGACACATTCGGCTACTCAGCACAGCTCCCCCAGATCATGCGCAGCTGTGGCATCAGACACTTCCTCACCCAAAAACTGAGCTGGAACTTGGTGAACTCCTTCCCG CACCATACCTTTCTGTGGGAGGGGCTGGATGGCTCCCGTGTGCTGGCCCACTTCCCGCCTGGTGACTCATATGGAATGCAGGGCAGTGTGGAGGAG GTGCTGAAGACCGTGGCCAAAAACCGGGACAAGGGGCGGACCAACCACAGTGCCTTCCTCTTCGgctttggggatgggggtggtggcCCCACCCAGACCATGGTGGACCGCTTGAAGCGGCTGTGCGATACAGATGGGCTGCCCAG GGTGCAGCTGTCTTCTCCAGGGCGCCTCTTCTCAGCACTGGAGAAGGACTCGGGGCAGCTGTGCACGTGGGTCGGGGAGCTCTTCCTGGAGCTACACAATGGCACCTATACCACCCACGCCCAG ATCAAGAAAGAGAACCGGGAGTGTGAGCGGATCCTGCACGACGCGGAGCTGCTcagcagcctggccctggcccgCAGTGCCCAGTTCCTATACCCGGCGGCCCAGCTGCGGGACCTCTGGAG GCTCCTGCTCCTGAACCAGTTCCATGATGTGGTGACTGGAAGCTGCATCCAGCTGGTGGCAGAGGAGGCCATGTGCCACTACGAAG ACATCCGTTCCCATGGAAACACACTGCTCAGCGCCGCAGCCGCAGCCCTGTGTGCTGGAGAGCCAGGTCCCGAGGGCCTCCTCATTGTCAACACACTGCCCTGGAAGCGCACGGAAGTGTtggccctgcccaggcctggcgGGGCCCACAGCCTAG CCCTGGTGACAGTGCCCAGCATGGGCTAtgctcctgctcccacccccgcctcactgcagcccctgctACCCCAGCAGCCTGTGTTCGTCATGCAGGAG ACTGACGGTTCTGTGACTCTGGACAACGGCATCATCCGGGTGAGGCTGGACCCAACTGGCCGCCTGACGTCCCTGGTGCTGGTGGCCTCTGGCAG GGAGGCCATTGCTGAGGGTGCCGTGGGGAACCAGTTCGTACTATTTGATGACGTCCCTCTGTACTGGGACGCATGGGATGTCATGGACTACCACCTAGAAACACG GAAGCCagtgctgggccaggcagggaccTTGGCAGTGGGCACTGAGGGTGGCGTGCGGGGCAGTGCCTGGTTCCTGCTGCAGATCAGCCCCAACAGTAGGCTCAGCCAGGAGGTCGTGCTGGATGTTGGCTGCCCTTATGTCCGCTTCCACACCGAG GTGCACTGGCATGAGGCCCACAAGTTCCTGAAGGTGGAGTTCCCCGCCCGTGTGCGGAGCCCCCAGGCCACCTATGAGGTCCAGTTTGGACATCTGCAGAGGCCTACCCACTACAACACTTCTTGGGACTGGGCTCGATTTGAG GTGTGGGCCCACCGCTGGATGGATCTGTCAGAGCACGGCTTTGGGCTGGCTCTGCTCAATGACTGCAAGTACGGCGCGTCAGTACAAGGCAGTGTCCTCAGCCTCTCGCT CTTGCGGGCACCTAAGTCCCCTGACGCCACGGTTGACATGGGGCGTCACGAGTTTACCTACGCGCTGATGCCGCACGAGG gctccttccaagaTGCTGGCGTTATCCCCGCTGCCTACAGCCTCAACTTCCCCCTGCTGGCGCTGCCCGCCCCGGGCCCGGCGCCCACCGCAGCCTGGAGCGCCTTCTCGGTGTCCTCGCCCGCTGTAGTGTTGGAGACCGTCAAACAG GCAGAGACCAGCTCCCAGGGCCGCACGCTGGTCCTGAGGCTGTACGAGGCCCACGGCAGCCACGTCGACTGCTGGCTGCACATGTCGCTGCCGGTTCAGGAGGCCGTCCT CTGTGACCTCCTGGAGCGGCGCGACCCTGCTGGCCCCCTGCCCCTTCAGGACGCCCGCCTGAAGCTCACCTTTTCTCCCTTCCAAGTGCAGTCCCTGCTGCTCGTGCTGCAGCCCCTACCGAACTGA